AGGTCGGTTTCGTGGGTACTGCGGTGCGCCACCATGACCTCGGCCCGGTGGCGCTGGCCCTGGTGAAGCGGTCGGTGCCCGACGACGCGATTCTGCAGGCCGGCGACGTACCGGCCGCGATCGACTGAGCCGCCGCGTGGCCGAACAGACCCAGGAGATGCACTCCGCGCCCGCCGCGGCCGTGCCCGCCGGCCGGCCGCTGGTCGAGGTGGTGCGGTCGGGCTTCGTCGAGTCGATCCACCGCGGCTCGGTGATCGCGCTATACCCGGACGGCACACCGGCCGTCGACGTCGGGGCGACCCGGGTGCCGGTCTTCCCGCGGTCCTCCAACAAACCGCTGCAGGCCCTCGCGATGCTGCACGCCGGGCTGAAGGTCGATGACGCCGACCTGGCGCTCGTCGCCGGGTCGCACACCGGCGAGGACGTGCACGTCGAGCGGGTACGCCGGTTGCTGGCCGATGCCGGCCTCACCGAGGATTCACTCGCCTGCCCGGCCGACCTTCCCGCGGACCGGGACGCCCGCACCGCGGCGATCCGGGCCGGTGTGACGCCGAGCCGGATCTTCATGAACTGCTCCGGGAAGCACACCGGCATGCTGCTCGCCTGTATCGCCGCCGGCTGGCCGACCGACGGTTACGTCGACCCCGAACACCCGCTGCAGCAGTTGATCCGGTCGACGATCGAGGACCTCAGCGGCGAGCCTGTCGCGGCCGTGGGTGTCGACGGGTGCGGCGCCCCGGTCATGGCACTGTCCCTGGCCGGGCTCGCCGGCGCCTTCTCCCGGCTGGTCTCGGCCGCGTCGGGTACGCCGCAGCGCCGGGTCGCCGACGCCATGCGGGCCCACCCCCGGCTGGTCGCCGGCACCGGCCGCGAGGACACCGTCGCGATGGACGCCGTACCCGGCCTGCTGATGAAGGGCGGAGCCGAGGGCGTGCATGCCGCGGCGCTGGCGTCTGGAGCCGCCGCCGCGATCAAGATCGACGACGGCGCCGTACGGGCCCGGATGCCGGTACTGACCGGCGCCCTGGTCCGCCTCGGCGTAGACCCGGAGGCCCTCTCCGACCTGGCGCGGTCGCCGGTCCGCGGCGGCGGACGTGCGGTCGGCGAGGTGCGCCTGCTCCCCGGCGCGATCGAGCGCGGCTGAAACTCCCCGAGCGGGCCGTGGAAGGCTACAGTTTGGGTGACTTCTCGGCAGCGGGGTGAGTGCGGTGCGAGATGACGGTTTCGGTGCCCCCGATCTATCCGGTCCTGGGCTGGTTCCGCCCGGCGTATGGATGGCCGACGAGGGCAGTACCGCGAGCCTGCGCTTCCGGCACGTCATTGGCCCGGGCATCGACGTCATCAGCCGGGAGGTCTCGGGACACGTACAGGTCGCATCGACGTCGGGAGCCCCGACCGACGGTGCGCTGTGGGTGGGTCTCGGCGCCCTGGACTGCGCGCACCGGCGTGCGCTGCTGCGCTTGATGTCCGCGGACTTCCTCGACGTGGGCCGTTGTCCCGAGATCATGCTGCGCATCTGCGACGGCCACCCCGATGAGCACGGCCGGTGGAGCGGTTCGGGGCTGCTGACGATGCGCGGGCTCACGGACGGGGTCCGGCTGGTCGCGCCGATCACGCCCTCGGGCCGGGCCGGCGACACCTGCCGGCTGCGCCTCGGTGCCCGGATCGACCGGCGCGACTTCGCCCTCACCGCGAGCCGGTGGCGCGTCGGTCGGCGTATCGAGGTCATCGCCGACCTCGCCCTGCGCCGTATCGGCCTCTGACGCCCGCAGCTCCTGCCCCGTCGCTTCACCCCTACTTCCATGATCGTGATCGGATTCCGTCGGCGTTTCGCGGCGAAGTCCGATCACGATCATGAAAGGGGGAGGGGACAGGGCGTCAGAGCGCGGCGGCGAGGGCGAGTCCGGCGGCCGCGGCGAGCAGGGCGCCGACGGTGCTCGTCAGGACGTTGCCGAACGCCTCGTCGGTGGATCCGTCCTCACCGAGCCGCACCGTCTCGACGGCGAAGGTGGAGAACGTCGTATAGGCCCCGCAGAAGCCGGTGCCGAGCAGCAACTTCGGCGTCGCCGCGAAGCCGTGGTAGAGCGCCAGTCCGGTGACGAGGCCGAGCAGGAACGAGCCGCTGACGTTGACGGTGAGCGTCCCCCACGGGAAGACCCGGTCGAGCCGCTTCTGCGCCCACGAGTCGACGAGGTAGCGCGCCGGTGCGCCGACCGCGGCGGCGAGCGCCACCACGAGGAACGTCATGACGGGACCGGCGGGTCCGGCCTGAGGGCCTGGCCGCCGAGGCCGGACAGCCATCGGCCGACGACGAGGCCGATCCACGCGGCGACCAGCCCGCCGGCCAGGGTGCCCAGCGCATAGGCGGCGGCGATGCCGACGCGTCCGGCCCGGATCAGGAGATCGGTCTCGATGCCGAACGTCGAGAAGGTGGTGTAGGCACCGATGATCCCGGTGCCGATGAAGGGCCGGGCGTAGCGGCTGGGCGGGAACCGCTCCGCGAGCAGGATCACGAGCAGGCCAAGCACGAAACTGCCCGACACGTTGATGAGAAACGTGTCCCAGGGGAAGTGGCCCGGGCGGGTGGGCAGCGCGAGCGACACGCTGTAGCGGGCGACCCCGCCGATGGCGCCGCCGAGCGCGATGGCCAGCAGGATGTCGAGTCGTCGACGGGTCATCGTCGGGCTCTCCTCAACTCTCGCTAGGAGCCATCGGCCCGACGGTGGGCGGTTGGTGGCGAGCTCCATCGCCTCGGACATCCTACGGCGGCCCGGCCGGCCGCCGGGTCGGTGCCCGCCTCGTCGGGCCGATCGGGGACGACGAGACTGGGGAGAGCGGGACACGCGACGAGGAGGGCAGCGAGATGGCGGGTACGACGGTTGCGGTGCTCGGGACCGGGATCATGGGTTCGGGGATGGCGCGCAGCATGGCGCGGGCGGGCCTGTCGGTACGCGCCTGGAACCGCACCCGGTCGAAGGCCGAACCGCTGGCCGCCGACGGCATCACGGTCGCGGGTACGGCGCACGAGGCGGTGGCCGGAGGCGACGTGCTGCTGACGATGCTCTTCGATGCGGACAGCATCGAGGCCGCGCTCGCCGACGTCGACGCCCCGGCCGGGACGTTGTGGCTGCAGACCAGCACGGTCGGTGTGGAGGGCGCCGAGCGGCTCGGCGCAATCGCCGACAAGCGCGGATGGCGCTATGTCGACTCGCCGGTCCTGGGAACGAAACAGCCTGCGGAGCAAGGAAACCTGGTCGTTCTCGCGTCCGGGCCCGACGACGTCCGGGAGGACGCTGCGCCGGTCTTCGACGCGATCGGCCGCCGCATCATGTGGGTCGGTCCGGCCGGCACCGGCAGCCGGCTGAAGCTGGCCGTCAACGCCTGGATCCAGATGCTCACCGTGGGTACGGCGCAGTCGATCGCGCTGGCGCGGGCGCTGGGCGTCGATCCTGCCCTCTTCCTCGAGGCGATCGAGGGCAGCCCGACCGACAGTCCCTACGCGCACCTCAAGGGGAAGCTGATGATGGGGGGAGACTTCGCCCCCAGCTTCACGGTGGAAGGTGCGGCGAAGGATGCCCGGCTCATCGCCGCCGCCGCGGCGTCGGCCGGTGTGAACACCGCGTTCGTTGACGCGCTGGCCGAGGCGTTCGGCCGGGCTGGTGCACAGGGGCACGCCGACGAGGACATGGCGGCCGTGCTTCGGGCCATCGAGGCGGGCTGAGCTCAGAGCTCCGGTTCGCTCCACGGCTCGGGGTCGGCGACCCAGCCGGCGACCAGCGCCAGGCCGGTCGGCCGGTGGGTCGCGACGAACCCGAACGGACGGTCGACGCGGACCTCGACCCGGCGTACCGAGTGCTGCGCCGCCGCGAAGGAGGCCTTCATCGCCATGACGGTCACGGCAGCGGCCTCGAAGCCGCGGGCGCTGAAGGTCGCAACGGCGCTCTGCCGGGCCTGGGCGAGCGCGAGCGGCTCTTCGCTCACGCCCGGGAAATGACGGCCACCCGTGGCCGCCGTCGCCAGGCCGAACAGGTCTGCGTGGGCCAGCAGGTCGTGGTCGCCCTCGACCGTGAATCGGACCGTCCGCAGCTGCACGGTCGGCCGCATCGACGATGCCGACACCATGCGTATCGAGACACCGGGTCCCGGGTTGCCGTCGGGCAGCGCGGAGCCGACGGTGCGTGACGCGTCGCCGCACACCGCCCCGATCCCGGCCGCGAGCACGTCGCCGGCGGCCCGCTCCTCCCCGCCGAGGATCAGGTGTACGTCGACGTCGTTCCCCCCGGCGACCCGGACGACGGTGAGGGGGCCGGCGGCGGTGTCCGCGACGGCGACGTCGTCGAGGTCGGTCGTGGTGCGGGTGAGTCCGGAAAGGTCTCCGGCCGCCCAGGGCCCGCGGTCGATCCGCCAGCGGTTGTCGGCGAAGGCGTGCTCCCACTCGGTCCGGACCAGCAGGGCGCTCGCCAGGACGAGCTGGATCGCGGCGTCGACCATGATGGGCATCCGGTCGATCAGCCCGTCGGTCTGGCGGGCCGCCCAGGTGTCCAGCATCGACCGGTCGGCGGCCGGGTCACCGGTCAGCGTGCCGCGCGTGCCCTGCGGAAGCTGGTCGACCCACGCCGGCTCCAGCGGCAGCTCCGCCCGGGTCCACAGGCCGAGTGCGGCCCGGACGGCGTCGGCGTGTGACAGCAGGTCCATCAGGTTGCGGGCCGCCGCACCCGACTCCGCCGCAGCGACCCCCGTCGCCCGCTCCAACTCCGCGCGGACGACGTCGTCGGCTCCCGGTGTCAGCAGCGCCAGCAGCGGCCAGACGCCGAGGCCGGACAGAGTCGTGGACGCTCCGTCGCAGGCCTGAGCCCACCGCGCGGTGAGCGCGTTCACAGCCTGGACGTCGGTGCTCATCCACTCATCCTCGTACGTCCGGTAGGCAGCGGGCGAGGGGTGACCCTATGGTGTCCTCGACATCAGACCGGACAAACGATCTGGAGGACCGATGCGCGGCGTGGTACTCGACGAGCCCGGCAAGATCAGGATCGCGCAGGTCCCCGACCCGACGCCCGGCCCCGGCCAGATCGTGGTCGCGGTCCGCGCCTGCGGGGTGTGCGGCACCGACCTGCACATCGCCGCCGGCGAGTTCCCGCCCACGCCGTACCCGATCATCCCCGGGCACGAGTTCGCCGGCGAGGTTGCCGCGCTCGGATCCGGCGTGTCCGGCCTGGAGGAGGGCGACCGGGTGGCGGTCGACCCATCGCTGTTCTGCGGCAAATGCCGGCAGTGCCGCCGGCAGCGCGGCAACCTGTGCGAAAACTGGGGTGCGATCGGCGACACGGTCGACGGGGCGTTCGCCGAGTACGTCGCCGTTCCGGCGGCCAACGCCTACCAGATCCCCGATCACCTGTCCTTCGGCGAGGCCGCGCTGGTGGAGCCCATTTCGTGTGCGGTACACGGACTGCGGCGGCTGGCGATGCCGCCGGGCTCGACCCTGCTCATCATCGGCGCCGGCACGATGGGGCTGCTGCTCGCCCAACTGGCCCGGCGGACCGGCGCCGCCTCGGTGACCGTCGTCGACACGGACCCGGGCCGGCTGACGGTGGCGGGCCGGCTCGGCGCCGACGCGACGGCGGGCTCGGTCGCTGATGCGCTCGAGGACGAGCCGGCCGGCTTCGACTACGTCATCGACGCGACGGGCGTCCCGGCGGCCGCCCAGGCGGGGCTCGGCGCGGTGAGCCGCGGCGGCACCTTCATGGTCTTCGGGGTGGCGCCGGCGGACGCGCGGATCGCGGTCTCGCCGTACAGCGTCTACAACGACGA
This DNA window, taken from Mycobacteriales bacterium, encodes the following:
- a CDS encoding NAD(P)-dependent oxidoreductase: MGGWWRAPSPRTSYGGPAGRRVGARLVGPIGDDETGESGTRDEEGSEMAGTTVAVLGTGIMGSGMARSMARAGLSVRAWNRTRSKAEPLAADGITVAGTAHEAVAGGDVLLTMLFDADSIEAALADVDAPAGTLWLQTSTVGVEGAERLGAIADKRGWRYVDSPVLGTKQPAEQGNLVVLASGPDDVREDAAPVFDAIGRRIMWVGPAGTGSRLKLAVNAWIQMLTVGTAQSIALARALGVDPALFLEAIEGSPTDSPYAHLKGKLMMGGDFAPSFTVEGAAKDARLIAAAAASAGVNTAFVDALAEAFGRAGAQGHADEDMAAVLRAIEAG
- the crcB gene encoding fluoride efflux transporter CrcB, with the translated sequence MTFLVVALAAAVGAPARYLVDSWAQKRLDRVFPWGTLTVNVSGSFLLGLVTGLALYHGFAATPKLLLGTGFCGAYTTFSTFAVETVRLGEDGSTDEAFGNVLTSTVGALLAAAAGLALAAAL
- the crcB gene encoding fluoride efflux transporter CrcB, producing MTRRRLDILLAIALGGAIGGVARYSVSLALPTRPGHFPWDTFLINVSGSFVLGLLVILLAERFPPSRYARPFIGTGIIGAYTTFSTFGIETDLLIRAGRVGIAAAYALGTLAGGLVAAWIGLVVGRWLSGLGGQALRPDPPVPS
- a CDS encoding YceI family protein; its protein translation is MRDDGFGAPDLSGPGLVPPGVWMADEGSTASLRFRHVIGPGIDVISREVSGHVQVASTSGAPTDGALWVGLGALDCAHRRALLRLMSADFLDVGRCPEIMLRICDGHPDEHGRWSGSGLLTMRGLTDGVRLVAPITPSGRAGDTCRLRLGARIDRRDFALTASRWRVGRRIEVIADLALRRIGL
- a CDS encoding zinc-dependent alcohol dehydrogenase family protein; protein product: MRGVVLDEPGKIRIAQVPDPTPGPGQIVVAVRACGVCGTDLHIAAGEFPPTPYPIIPGHEFAGEVAALGSGVSGLEEGDRVAVDPSLFCGKCRQCRRQRGNLCENWGAIGDTVDGAFAEYVAVPAANAYQIPDHLSFGEAALVEPISCAVHGLRRLAMPPGSTLLIIGAGTMGLLLAQLARRTGAASVTVVDTDPGRLTVAGRLGADATAGSVADALEDEPAGFDYVIDATGVPAAAQAGLGAVSRGGTFMVFGVAPADARIAVSPYSVYNDEITIIGSMAVLSTFEPAMRLLAARAVDGGAMITDRFGLEDFEQALDRVRARGGLKVQVQPDK
- a CDS encoding asparaginase yields the protein MHSAPAAAVPAGRPLVEVVRSGFVESIHRGSVIALYPDGTPAVDVGATRVPVFPRSSNKPLQALAMLHAGLKVDDADLALVAGSHTGEDVHVERVRRLLADAGLTEDSLACPADLPADRDARTAAIRAGVTPSRIFMNCSGKHTGMLLACIAAGWPTDGYVDPEHPLQQLIRSTIEDLSGEPVAAVGVDGCGAPVMALSLAGLAGAFSRLVSAASGTPQRRVADAMRAHPRLVAGTGREDTVAMDAVPGLLMKGGAEGVHAAALASGAAAAIKIDDGAVRARMPVLTGALVRLGVDPEALSDLARSPVRGGGRAVGEVRLLPGAIERG
- a CDS encoding serpin family protein, whose protein sequence is MSTDVQAVNALTARWAQACDGASTTLSGLGVWPLLALLTPGADDVVRAELERATGVAAAESGAAARNLMDLLSHADAVRAALGLWTRAELPLEPAWVDQLPQGTRGTLTGDPAADRSMLDTWAARQTDGLIDRMPIMVDAAIQLVLASALLVRTEWEHAFADNRWRIDRGPWAAGDLSGLTRTTTDLDDVAVADTAAGPLTVVRVAGGNDVDVHLILGGEERAAGDVLAAGIGAVCGDASRTVGSALPDGNPGPGVSIRMVSASSMRPTVQLRTVRFTVEGDHDLLAHADLFGLATAATGGRHFPGVSEEPLALAQARQSAVATFSARGFEAAAVTVMAMKASFAAAQHSVRRVEVRVDRPFGFVATHRPTGLALVAGWVADPEPWSEPEL